The window acggatgcccctaaacaaatacggatgcgaattcggattgatttcggttatccatttacatccctacgtGTTCGTTCGAAAACAAGTCgaaggtggttttttttttaaatagaaacaaaaaaagtaacaaaatattgaaatcgtatcaaaccaaaccgaaacccaagccaaaaccaaaacctacaGTGAATCGACCTTTTATGTCGTATCTTTAGATGTGCCAATAAAGATACCCTATTTACGAGACGATTTGGATTTCTCTGGGAAAGGCGGAAATTACTTGCTACTACTCCAAAACGGGTCATTGCGTTAGTCGTTACTCGTTAGGGAAGGAGGACCggagaggaggaaaagaaaaggcgAAGCAAACGTTCGTAAGCGGTCGGGAAAAACGAGCCGGAATCCTATTTCCCGTCCAAGTCTGAGCGAATCTCCGGGTAAGTTCCTGCAGATCCCGGCAattcctctctcactctctttgcTCTGCTTTTGTATTTTCGTCTGATCAATGCCTAATACTCCAAAGTCTCTGGTTTGCGggattcttcttctctatcttctccagcccccccccttttcccctTCGGATCAATGCCTAATACCCCAAAGTCTCTGATTTTCggcattcttcttctctatcttctccAGCTCCCCCTTTTCCCCTTCAGATTtataacctctctctctctccttcctgaGCTTTGGTTGGAATCAGATCCCTCCAAGTAGGGGTTGATTTTGATTCTCAACAGTTTCAGAGACTTTGTCAGAAGGAGGTCAAAGCATTCAATGGTTTCCTTTCTTCATGTCCATTAATCTACCGCGGACTTAAGTTTGAAAGTGGTCGCTGCAGTAACTAGCTTACTAATCCCGTTCtgtggtttctctctctccgaAATCCCAACAGTTGCGGAGATTTGAATGCTGTGTTTACCAATGACGCAAGTACGGCTCTGCATGAATTATAAAAACAAGTAATGGGTGAGATCTATGTCGGAAGTTGGGGAGATTTGTATTCAAACTTAAGTCTGCGCTAGATTAATGGGTGAAGATCTGctccctcttcttttcttgataAAATGAGAACTGAATCAGATTATGCTGCTTCCGCGTTCATTGAGTTGACCTCGGCCCCCGTGGGATGTATGTTATTATAATCCAATGGTTCATTACCGCCCAGACCCAAGACGCCCCTTTTGAGATTTGATTTCCCTTTTGCTTCCTTCCGATTTAGATCTCATGAAGAATTCTGCAATGTGGATGCCATTTCATCTCGTTGAGATACTGGATCGAATAGTGGTTCCATGTTTCTTCGCTGTCCTGACCCTGTTGGAATTTGTTGGATCTTTTTGGCATCTTATGCTTCATTCTGAAGGCAAAATTGTAGTTTGACTTTCGAATATTTCCTCAAGCCTGTGATATGATTTCATCATTGTTTTCTGTTGGTGTATTTGAGTTTTCAATATATTCTTGTTTGTTTACTGAGCTCATCAATCTGTGACGACCCCTATATCTTTGCATTGAATGATGTGTTTTGGTTCATGTAAACTTGTACTTCCCGGGCTTATCACAGATATTTTCGTTGATAAATCCCTTTAGAGTTGTGTTGGTTATAATATATTTGTGTTCTAATTGAAGGACATGGTTGAAATTGGTGTTGACTTCTTCCAATCATGCTTATAGATGATGTTCTTGGAGTTTTGGGCTTGGTTATTTTAGAAATCtggctttttctttttttgtggaaAGTGCCACCAATTTCAATCTTCGGCAAATAAGATAAGGAACACCGGTTATTAGTCCCAGTACCTGATCCAATTTCAAGTTGTTGACCCTCACAATTCAATTTAAGTTTCATCTCCATGTCCAGTATGATGCGACAACCAACCCTTCCACTGGTTTATTGATTGCATTTATGGTATACTTGTTTCAGATGAAGACATACATATACAGTTCCCGCTTTCTATTATAGCATTACTACTCAACCTATGACAACTGGATTAATTTTTTGGTGGCAAATCTTTTAAGTCTCCTTAAAATTTATTAGTATCCTTAATCTCTGGTTCCTATCCTGGATTGgtgttccttcttccttcttgcaTCTGGTGAATTTGTGTCAAGTTCAATTCAACACCCGTCCAAGGCTTGACAGCTTTGTTTAGACAGACAAGCATAAGCtcatttattattgttttgAATCAACAAATGCCAATGCTGgagttctctcttctcttgtcaTGGATAAATACAGGAGAATCCTTTACTGGGATTGCATTCTTCTTTGATTTATGATGAACTGCTTCTTAGAATCTGACTTGTTGGGTGACAGGAAAGGCAGGGATATTCACAATGAAGGCACTTATTCTTGTTGGAGGGTTTGGAACACGGTTGAGGCCATTGACACTTAGTGTCCCAAAGCCGCTGGTTGATTTCGCTAACAAACCTATGATTCTGCATCAGGTCTTACTTCTTTAACATGCTTTTCTATGTTTTACGTTGTTCCTGCCATGCCTATTTTTCTGGGGATATAATGCTCGAGTggtaaaaatagaaaagataaaataaggaatgaacaaattagggttaatttagGAATAGCTCTGGTATATGATGAGTTgagagaaagttgtttgaggtggtatgaaCATGTTTAACAGAGACCTCTGATTGCTCCAGTTAGCAGAATTGATATGATCCAGATTGGAGGAATTAAAAGAGCCagggggcaggcctaaaatagctctaggagaagtggtgaggaaagacatgcacagCTTAGGACTGGTAACAAATATGGagttgaatagagctgattggtaAAAGAGGATCATTTAACCGAACCCATTTAattaggataaggctgagctgAATTGAGTCTCTTTGTTGATTTTTCTGTTTCAACCTTCACAAATTACAGTGTCCAATGGTTGATTCGAAAGCCTAGCAAGGAGTCTTAAATTCAAGTGGAACTCAGGGTCCTCATGGGTAGCAATTGAACCTGAATGAAGTGATCCTGCACCTTCAAAGGAATACCGTAAAATTCATGTTCTACTATTGTATAATTGTTTTGATCCCTTAATCAACTTCTGTTTTTCAATATTGGTCCTTGAATTTGTCTCAGATAGAAGCTCTCAAAGCAATTGGAGTAACTGAAGTGGTTTTGGCTATCAATTACCAACCAGAGGTAATATACCACGAGTCCAAAGCAACAAGGACCTTTAATAGTCCATTTTTGCTTCTAATTCTTGAGTTGCACTTTATggtgattatttttttatttttggtgcaGGTGATGCTCAACTTCTTGAAGGAATTTGAGACAAAGCTTGAGATTAAGATCACCTGTTCACAGGAGACTGAACCACTTGGAACTGCTGGTCCTCTGGCTTTGGCTAGGGACAAACTGATTGATGGTTCTGGTGAGCCATTTTTTGTCCTCAACAGTGATGTTATCAGTGAGTATCCACTCAAAGAAATGATTGACTTTCACAAATCCCATGGTGGTGAGGCTTCCATTATGGTGACCAAGGTAATTTTGACTTTTGTtacttttcccttattttttccCATCCCACTGTCGCCAGTAAAGCATTCAATGAAAATCAATATGTTTCCTGTTGTTGGAATTTTGATCCTTCTTATAATACCTGAAGATAAAGTAAAATgattgtccccccccccccccaaccaattTTTTACTCTCTATTTGGTAGGTGGATGAGCCATCCAAATATGGTGTTGTGGTTATGGAAGAATCAACGGGGAAAGTTGATAAATTTGTGGAAAAGCCAAAATTATTTGTGGGTAACAAGATCAATGCTGGGATGTATCTGTTGAACCCATCTGTTCTTGATCGCATAGAACTGAGGCCAACATCAATTGAGAAAGAGGTGTTCCCCAAGATTGCTGCGGAGCAGAAGCTATATGCAATGGTCCTACCTGGATTCTGGATGGATATTGGACAACCAAAGGATTACATCACTGGTCTGAGACTCTACCTGGATTCCTTAAGGAAGAAATTCTCATCCAAGTTGGCCTCTGGGTCTCACATTGTTGGAAATGTTCTGGTAGATGAGAGTGCTGTGATCGGAGAGGGCTGTCTGATAGGGCCAGATGTCGCAATTGGACCAGGATGTGTAGTCGAATCAGGTGTCAGACTCTCACGTTGTACGGTGATGAGAGGGGTTCGTATTAAAAAGCATGCATGCATCTCCGGCAGCATCATCGGGTGGCACTCCACTGTTGGGCAGTGGGCCCGTGTTGAGAACATGACTATCCTTGGAGAAGATGTTCACGTTTGTGATGAAGTCTACAGCAATGGGGGTGTGGTTCTACCTCACAAGGAGATCAAGAGTAGCATTCTGAAGCCGGAAATCGTCATGTGAGGGTGAACTGAAAGTTTATTTCAGATGTTCAGTAATTTTGTGTTTATAGTTGTCCTTACTTTCTTTGGGAAAtgtaaatttttgtttttggggtgtGCTATATAAATTATCGGTGCTGTGGtttctctcattttatttttccttgacTTCTATGATTGTCAGTATTCAATGATGATAATGCAACTCTTCTTGCTCCAGTTTCAACAACAGAGATTCGTCAAGGTTTCAAATCAATGAATCCTTTGAAAGCCCCTAGCCTCGATGGTTATCCAGACTCCTTTTTTCTCAAGCTCTTATTAAAATTAATGTGATTCTCCTCAAAAAATAATCAATCAATGTGGATGGCCTGTGCTTGGGGCCTCCAAGACCTGCTGGAATTAGTGGAATCTTTCACAACCATGAAGGCCACTTTCTCATTAGTTTTGTTGAATATGCAGGGTTCACCTTTGTCTTTGTGGTGAAAGCATTAGCTATTAGACAAGCTCTTATCATTGATGTGAAGTGTTTGCATAGTATTATCCTCGAAGGAGATTGTTCATTAATCATTAATATATACTGAATCATCGCTACCCTGAAATCCCATGGAAATCAAGCATATCATTGCAGATTATGCTCATCTTGCAGGCATCATCCTTTCTTTTGATTTCCGACTTATTTACTGGCAAGGCAACCAGGCTGCAGATGCGTTGGCCTCCGGAGGACGGCATCAGTTTTTTGTCATCTGGGAGCATCGAGCCCCTCTTCCTTTTTCCATCATCTGTAATGATCTTATGGGCACCTCCGATCCCTTGCCCATAATTGAATGAAAATGGCATATAGTCATTATAGACCATTCCTTTGATATCCAATGGTCAGTATTATCACATCATATTTCCTACCTATTCACAAAATTTGAACCACCATCCAGCCTAAGAAGTGTGCCATCCATAGATTCCATAGTGTAAGGGTGctccccataaataaatataatggAAACCGTAATCCACAAAAATAACTTTTCcaaatatttgtttatttatcaATATGTATAATGAAGAGATAAAAGGATAATGTAACAGTTCAAGAAAACATGGATTGATAACATAATCTGGAATTGATCCATGAATAAAACGCATCATGCTTGAAAAAGCTAATGTGCGTACTGATATTAACCATCACTGTTACTTGGTATATACACAACAGGGATGAAAATTTTTACATGGAAACCACTACCTGACTACGAGAAAGTGAACaacagcagagagagagagagagcactgGTCTCTCAAACAGAGGCCGCTAGCCAAAACATTACAAGAGAAGATACAGCAATGAGGAACCATGTAACAAAAGCCAGAGCTACAGAGATCTGGAACCTGCCGCAAGAGACATGAGATAGTAACTTGCAGAAATCCAAGTCCCTAGTAAATAGAACTGTCACCCCCGCCGATGAGCATGCTGCTGCAAGTGATAGAGTTGCTGTTACCTGTATTTTAATTTACTATTATACATAATAGCCACTGGAATATGCATCTTAAAATCACTAATACAAACTTCATAACACAATCTAAATCAGCAAGAAGTTGTTGGATAACACCATAACTGGTAGGACAGGATGCATCCAATAAAAGGACAACTCCATGGAGCTGTGGTATTGGAAGGCAGTTAAATACAGTGTTGCTGATATACAAGGAACAGAACCTTCCTGTTAATGTTACAGAAAATATGATAGGCCTGAATGGGAAGGCAATCTCTAATGTCTATTACAGAACAATATAAGGAAAGGGAGATCAAATGACAATTTTGCTGAACAAGTTTATATGGATTAGGAGAATTTTCACAGACAACAAATGATGAAGGCTGCCTTCAcccagaaaaagaaagaaacctaTATGTTCAGATTGCATCTGAACTTTTTTTCTTCCCCCATCTTGCTTGTTCAGTCCCACAAGAATATTTTTGCACATTTCTACAATCTGAGAGCCCATAGCAAACAACATGATTATGCAGAAAAGATCCCAAAGACATCTATGGATGCACAGACAATAGGTTGCAACCATAATAGCAATAAGAGGAAAGCCCTTAATTCCAGAACTCATATGCTTACACAAGTGCTccacccatagttgtcacggcgtcacggcgatccaagtcggtggagggtgtcacgtcgatatatcgacatgtcgcccgccatggcgttgccatggcgagcatgtcgaccatgttttattttttattttctctatttttaatgtgttaatagatgtatactcaagccatgttttattttttctctattgtttctcaagttttaagaagaaaattcagaaatcgaagaagaaatcgaagaggaaagaagaaatcgaaagaaatcgaagagggaaagaagacaggaagaagaaatcgaagagggaaacaagacaggaagaagaaatcgaagaagaaatcgaaagaaattgaagagggaaagaagaaatcgaagagggaagaagaaatcgaagacaggaagaagaaaacgaagagggaaagagagtcgggaagaagaaatcaaagagggtcgccatggcgtaggtcgccatgcagccctctccagcgccagacgccatggcgtcgccatggcgacgccatgacaactatggctccACCTTGTAGAACTTTCACCCATAGTGTGTAAAAACTTGTGGAAACTACAAATCCTAAAAAAGAACCTCTGACCTTTCGACTGATAACACATGCTATTATGCTCTCAATTTCAAGATCATTGCCACTTCTGGCCCCTATAGGCCACCCCAGAACATTCAATTTCTTAAAATTCCTTGGCATATGACATGTAAAAAATTTGCCAAAAAATGACATACAATTGTAATACAAAATGAATCGTATATGTTAATTAGGAGTGACATCTTCCAATTTTCCCAACAAAGATATGCCATCAGACCTTCAAGGGATATCACACCAAAATCATGGAATAGTTCCTGTAGACTTGCACCTTGGGCAGGGCTAACCCAAGCCCAATAGGTCCAACCAATTTCTGAGTTTTCCAGACTGTACTCCGGGTTAGAGATGGAAATGCCTGCTTGAGGTTGGGCTGGGCCCCAAACCAAAAACTAACACGCATAGCACGTAAGATACAGTACATATACATAATACACAGCTACAAGTCTCTCATACAAGTAATTCATATTTATATCGAATATAGGATCACATACGAAACTTATTTGCATCTAGTGTACATGTCGTGGTCTAGACTACTACTCATACGATTGTTTCGATCGGCCAATGAACGAAACCTGATTAAACATAAGCCAACATTTAGACAAGCTGAGTCAGGATTGAGGATATTTACCCTCATGCTAGGGTTGTATTAGACCCAGCCAGAGTtgtatgtaaaaaaaaattgaatgccACAATGTTCACTCTCCCCACCCTTCCTCTCAAAAGAATGAATAGAGTTGGTTGAAAAACGGGAAATAGATCCCCATGCTGTTACTTGTTAGTATGGGGATGCTTTCCCACAACCTCTCACATCCCTGACACTCTCTCACCTTTTGACCATGTGGGGCCCCCTATTGATGAAACTGATTCCCACGCCCAGAACAGTGTGGCGTGGGATATCCCCCCCATCCCCCATCCTGGCACCATCGGAAACATCTCCCTTGAAAAATATACAACATACATGAGGTACAAATTTTGACTCCCACAAAAGTCTGCCAACATAAATATCATGTACACGTATGCATGCATCCCAGAGTTTCATGTTCAAATGAAAATGCACTTCTACAAGTGGGAGTTGCTACTGGTAATGAAGTTTAGAAGCAAGCAAATCAATTACCCAGTCACCAACTACAAACAGGCTCACTAATAGAGGATTCTGGAGGTCCCTCTTCATCATCAAAGCATAAGCATCAAGACATGCAAGTGCCATGCTCCAGAGTACTTGAAGTGCCATTGAAGCAACTAAATAACTGAATCCAAAAGATATGTATTAGTTCGAAGTACATGGTGATATGGAAGTTAATAAGTTATTGGGTCTTTAGCAACTCCCAAATATAATATCTAATTTATTATGAGAAGATTCCACAAATGGATCATTTAAAAGGTTCAACATGACTAAAACAACAACTATAGCATAACAGCAGAAGAGTAGCCAATTAGTAGACATGAACTGATTTCAAACAAGTTACTgtaaaattttcttctactggtaAATATGAAAAGCTTTGGTAcgaaaggaaaatagaaaggTAAGATACAAGACTTAGGAAGGAAATGGGTGTGGAaacaacaaaggaaaagaaaaatagtcacacaaacacacacacatacacttAATGCATGAAGACCAAAGTTCAAAATTTCGGTTTTGACATAAAAATATTTCGAATTTCAGTCGAAATCGACCAAAATCTGATATATTTTGGTTAGTCATTTGATGGTAATGGCCATATTTTGGCCCGAAACTTTAGAGAAATCTTAATGAATCATCTCTAAACATATTTGAAcctttagattgtaaaaaacacacatccaaaatggtagtttggcttcgGACGATAGATTGCTAGTGTACACCATACCCTGTTGTATGCTTATTCTAATATAGCCTtttctacatataatttagtactaaaatacacaaaattcaattaaaacaactaaaatatgcattaaGAATGAAAAAACGTAATATTGAAAAACATTTCATAGTTAACAATAACATTATATGGTACATGTTTCATATTGAAATGGTGCATGATACATGGTACAGGTTACATAAATACATACACACTTTCTTAAGTACAAGTTACATGGTAAATGTTACTTATTAAAACCCCCCTGACTACATGGTTCATGACTACATGTTATGAAATCTGGGATTTTCTAGGGTGTTATCTCTCTTCCTGTTAAAACTcacaaaataggaagaaattATGACTCATTTTGATCGAAGTGTTGAATTAATAACACTGCTTTGTATCATTTCACAGAAATGATACCGAAGTTTTAAAACGAGAATGCCGAAATTTTGGTCGAAATCTGGTAATGCCTATAGAGTCAACCACCCGTTTCGTTTTGAGGCTTCTCGAAACTGAAAATATTTCGCGAAATTTCAGCCATTTCTACCGAAATTTTGAACTATCATGAAGACTCATCTACCAAAGAACCAGGATGTAATTTGCACTTCTAAGGACATGATAAGCTAAATACCACAGACACAGAGTAGGAAGCAAAAACATGAAGTGAaaaaataaactacaattcTTTTGATGAGAAgcatatcccccccccccccaaagagcACCTCCAACAAGACAGATGCTTACAGTTGACTTTTGGGGGTCATCTATTTTTGTACCCAGAAAGAAGCCATTGAACTGAGTAAATGAAATCCATAGGGTGGGTCTTCAAAGCTAGGACAAAGCATAATTTTGAACCCTTGGAATTCTAGTAGAGGAATCATCATGGAACAGATATTTAATAATTTTTCGTCCTTTGCAATAATACCATCTCCCACTGCTTCATGAGAACTTTTGAAGTCACTGGAGCAGTTGAGATTGACAAAACTTCACAAAATGCAACTGGACAACTAGAAAACACTCTACTGATATAAAATTAACAAACATTCAAAAAATGCAGATGGACAACTGGAGAATACTCTGTTAGTCCTCAGACAATGGATAGCAGACTGAAAAAACACTGGTCACTTCCTCTTGGTAAGTGAAATGAAATGGAAAAGAACAgaatttaagaaagaaaaaggttaCATATTCCCAGTGTCAATTTGTAGTGACGGAGTTGAAACTCTTGGTCATTTTAGAATAGCCACCTAATGATCTATGATGAATTCTAACATAAATTGCCATATTGTATTTCCACAACCCCATGAAATTTACACGTTTTAATTAGGTGGAGGTCTGAATTGCTAGGGGTGCGTGGATTAGGTTTGAAAAACAAATATAGCTTTGAATAGAGTTAATCTGATGATTCTTGTTGCAAACACCTGATACAATGTAAATCAGGTATTTCACAGCATCTGAATTCTTGACAAACCAAACAAATGCAGTTAGAAAAATATTTATCCACATTAACCTAGGGATCAGGAAAATCACAGAACCAGCTGAATATCAAAAAAATGCCCATGATAACATAAGATCTTATTCCCCACTTGCAGCCTAGGTTCCAATGTGCATAGAAAGCCTTCCATTCGTTAGTAATTTCACGAAAATATCTACCTTGATGATTAAGGTGAACAAGACCAAGTTgaacaagatgaggtttctaTTCATTTTATTGTGATACGTCTCCGATCAATTTAATCCaccattaaaaatgaaaaacgaACATTACATCGCTGAACAGTTTTGCTTTACCTCAACAGAAAACTGATCATATAATATGTACAAAAGCCAAAACATGTTTAGCAGTAGAAACcataaggaaaaaggaaaagaggacGGAAGTAATGAACAGAGATACTACCAGAAAGCTGTGTAGTTGTTAAACTTAGAGGCAGACGCCATCGTTCCAATGGAAGCAGCAGCGCAAAAACACTGTCCTATCCTCAGAAGAAGTCCACTAACCGTACCAGGGCTTCCAAAGAAGATCTTCATCTCTCAGTCAACTAAAAAGACACAGTAGAAATGGCCTCACCCTGATTTCATAGTTCATGAATGAAACCCTTTCTAGATTCTCCCCATCTGTGAAGTCTCTTTATAAGTATTTTCTAGAGTGATTGAACTCACAGATCGAATGCTTACCACTGTCCGAACATTATCAGAGATTCAAATGGAACATACAAATACCTTCCATGATTTGAATCAGAAACCACTGACTCGAAGAGGGTTTAAGACTTCTTTTCGAGCTTCCTTCCTCTCTGAATGGGGAGTGAGATTTTGCAGCGAGAGACAGAAACCCTTTTacaagttttttcttttttaagtaatTATTTTCTCCCGCTTTACCTTTGTGTTCTTGGCGTTTCTTCGCCTGTTTTCCTCTCTATGGCCcaggcatttttttttattttctttgcgaTTCTGTTGTCGTTGGAGGAGCTCTGGGCCGCGAAAGTGAGGGATAATGATTAATGATTGGTTTATTGGTCACGCGCACCAAAAGCGGCAGAGACAAACACCCGAGATTCTGACACTCCGGCAAAGCCCTTGTTTCTATGTGAATTTACAAGACATACCCCTCATCCCGGTGTCAACTGTCAAGTTTATGTGAATTTACAAGACATACCCCTCATCAAggaaatagttttctgtccAAGAGTATGACCTATACCAACACttccatgtgtttatctctctcctcctcaaaacaagggggcaaatgGATCTTTTCATATagaaatgagagagatagactcatggaagtgcttGTGTAGGCCATACTctcggacagagttcttttttccatattaaaaaaagggaaaaggatatGCTGCCAGGTTATGCGACCCTCACGCTGATGCAGAGGATAATGGGAGCGTATGCACAAGCATCCATGGGAGAGATGGGTTGTTATTTCACTGCCCGATGTGACAGGGCGTAGGTGGCACTGTCGGATCCGTTTGCGCCAGTATTGTTGCGATATTGGTACTTGGCGGTTCATAAGCAACATATAGACTAAGGTTACCCATTACTCCATCGCTCCTTTTTAAAGGCCCACtgctctccttcctc is drawn from Telopea speciosissima isolate NSW1024214 ecotype Mountain lineage chromosome 1, Tspe_v1, whole genome shotgun sequence and contains these coding sequences:
- the LOC122658982 gene encoding CASP-like protein 5B2, whose protein sequence is MKIFFGSPGTVSGLLLRIGQCFCAAASIGTMASASKFNNYTAFCYLVASMALQVLWSMALACLDAYALMMKRDLQNPLLVSLFVVGDWVTATLSLAAACSSAGVTVLFTRDLDFCKLLSHVSCGRFQISVALAFVTWFLIAVSSLVMFWLAASV
- the LOC122643138 gene encoding mannose-1-phosphate guanylyltransferase 1-like isoform X2; translated protein: MKALILVGGFGTRLRPLTLSVPKPLVDFANKPMILHQIEALKAIGVTEVVLAINYQPEVMLNFLKEFETKLEIKITCSQETEPLGTAGPLALARDKLIDGSGEPFFVLNSDVISEYPLKEMIDFHKSHGGEASIMVTKVDEPSKYGVVVMEESTGKVDKFVEKPKLFVGNKINAGMYLLNPSVLDRIELRPTSIEKEVFPKIAAEQKLYAMVLPGFWMDIGQPKDYITGLRLYLDSLRKKFSSKLASGSHIVGNVLVDESAVIGEGCLIGPDVAIGPGCVVESGVRLSRCTVMRGVRIKKHACISGSIIGWHSTVGQWARVENMTILGEDVHVCDEVYSNGGVVLPHKEIKSSILKPEIVM
- the LOC122643138 gene encoding mannose-1-phosphate guanylyltransferase 1-like isoform X1, with protein sequence MGKAGIFTMKALILVGGFGTRLRPLTLSVPKPLVDFANKPMILHQIEALKAIGVTEVVLAINYQPEVMLNFLKEFETKLEIKITCSQETEPLGTAGPLALARDKLIDGSGEPFFVLNSDVISEYPLKEMIDFHKSHGGEASIMVTKVDEPSKYGVVVMEESTGKVDKFVEKPKLFVGNKINAGMYLLNPSVLDRIELRPTSIEKEVFPKIAAEQKLYAMVLPGFWMDIGQPKDYITGLRLYLDSLRKKFSSKLASGSHIVGNVLVDESAVIGEGCLIGPDVAIGPGCVVESGVRLSRCTVMRGVRIKKHACISGSIIGWHSTVGQWARVENMTILGEDVHVCDEVYSNGGVVLPHKEIKSSILKPEIVM